The following coding sequences lie in one Leptospira inadai serovar Lyme str. 10 genomic window:
- a CDS encoding lipoprotein LipL31 gives MKRTLSSISLLFILTLIPGCGDGTQVIESIDGTKITVGGFESAYETAIDTLSRTQNIEKKNIIDFITKDAAEVPEQMRPLRDEFQKKTFFERYRQMLMIKLVADKSGFTKRADIKEILKFQEMQLISNLYIAEQVESKIKISEEEAQTECAELRKRNAEVNSLPIDRCLLLARAQIKSRRSMEVYPKVLERVKEGVTIKHNEKFDLENYLSKNIVFPEAAKTENKESSEAK, from the coding sequence ATGAAACGGACACTATCTTCCATTAGCCTACTCTTTATTTTAACCTTGATCCCCGGTTGTGGGGACGGAACCCAAGTAATCGAGTCCATAGACGGGACCAAGATCACTGTCGGCGGTTTTGAAAGCGCTTACGAAACCGCTATCGATACTCTGAGTCGTACTCAGAACATTGAAAAAAAGAATATTATCGACTTTATTACGAAAGATGCGGCCGAAGTTCCCGAACAAATGCGTCCGTTACGCGACGAGTTCCAGAAGAAAACGTTTTTTGAACGTTATCGCCAGATGCTTATGATCAAACTAGTCGCCGATAAAAGCGGCTTTACTAAGCGAGCCGATATTAAGGAAATTCTAAAGTTCCAAGAGATGCAATTAATCTCCAACTTGTACATCGCAGAACAGGTCGAATCCAAGATAAAAATATCGGAAGAGGAAGCTCAGACCGAATGCGCAGAGTTACGTAAGCGCAATGCGGAAGTGAACAGCCTTCCGATCGATCGCTGTCTCCTTTTAGCCAGAGCGCAAATTAAGAGTCGCCGTTCCATGGAAGTATATCCTAAAGTTTTGGAAAGAGTGAAGGAAGGAGTTACGATCAAACATAACGAAAAGTTTGATTTGGAAAACTACTTAAGCAAAAATATCGTATTCCCGGAAGCAGCTAAAACGGAGAATAAAGAGTCCTCCGAGGCTAAGTAA
- a CDS encoding LPS-assembly protein LptD yields MGMRLWIRTFVLLLFLPMVTWAQGVDTSRLPQTSDSTASGEDDSSKSVIKTRNKLLSKSIESLTEREVDEQLENLGLSREGSIYTKRQRLKASLEEKDMSAPENLQIPQGPKKEPPMVIENAAEGELLRVDKTKNGVLVLRGRVRIKLRSGHLEAETISVDSDRQEIYAEGGIRYDDGRAKVEGDKFIYDYKLDKGVVYRTKGTLAPAYFFGEKFKKLDDKRYMLEMGYFTACNAEKPHYSFEVNKVVIYEDRTAFSTNVKLKIGGTTVFWLPAFYTNNLGNGWITQMGKNNTQGLFMQNSYQWSAIPTWVLAPMGYKLRADFYEKTGQAAQLEMWKQSGALNYLIDVGYANHKDYQITAGFQDRFNISTTAVTNEVDRGTNWAGYPDVGKKSEPWLKGRVFLNSKMNNTEKDVTRNFSIQYENFTNRLFEYEYGNRYQPSNSLQSLYTYRDVRFGYVRNNLEWKADYTENRGDLSVNVNMKRNMLFYNLAPQTKSAYFPTVDVLPSVTIKNNSEVGRLPYFETPVYWDTYLTSTLLRFYGAPVRQNLKIPTPDGNYQDPNGDYKENLLRTQTFIQGETGFRTSMNFGSYVSLAPNVYYGAKKQSAALPSNSQTSQTTFTALERSLARDSYQYIRTNTNLRIGAPVFFFNTTYRKLEAEKPDLQDPVLMKNRQHELELSLESYALENFEISLKTVRDLRNFSSSYQPQPTSQERWYYTVFRFAGYFDFLEGVSRRKRSLLERKRSFYTGLFFNNDFVYHTPLHRPLSNNLTVSYKLGGFRLPFLRYIREFEAGGTWYHVYYAEMIDSYRFFIKANIDITRELGFEAELDSRVTEPWRYTNQTDNYYYQRYIVSQDPTAPFTSMNMNSTSIGQDLVNGTGINGTQAQKNTALNINRVMGVLKYNLHTMNFKLGLSSDLRSVPGGTNAASQVTFYDQSIFFSISLTDLTIGTEDTSQLTRMRIYRFRKRPLRAGYLDGVDSE; encoded by the coding sequence ATTGGAATGCGTCTCTGGATCCGCACCTTTGTTCTGCTGCTTTTTCTACCCATGGTTACCTGGGCCCAGGGAGTGGACACGTCGCGCCTTCCTCAGACGTCCGATTCCACCGCATCAGGAGAAGATGACTCCTCCAAATCGGTAATTAAGACTCGTAATAAGCTTTTATCCAAATCGATCGAGTCCTTAACCGAGCGGGAAGTCGACGAACAATTGGAGAATCTGGGGTTATCGCGGGAAGGTTCCATCTATACGAAACGACAGCGGCTCAAGGCTTCTCTGGAAGAGAAGGATATGTCGGCGCCGGAGAATCTACAGATTCCGCAGGGTCCTAAGAAAGAGCCTCCAATGGTGATTGAGAACGCGGCCGAAGGCGAATTGCTCAGGGTCGATAAAACGAAGAACGGAGTTCTGGTTTTGAGAGGACGGGTTCGAATTAAACTTCGTAGCGGTCATCTCGAGGCGGAAACTATTTCGGTGGATTCCGATCGTCAGGAGATATATGCGGAAGGCGGAATTCGATACGATGATGGTCGGGCTAAAGTCGAGGGCGATAAGTTTATCTACGATTATAAGCTGGATAAGGGTGTCGTCTATAGAACCAAAGGGACTCTCGCACCCGCATACTTCTTCGGCGAAAAATTCAAGAAGTTAGACGACAAGCGATACATGCTGGAGATGGGGTACTTCACCGCCTGCAATGCGGAGAAGCCCCATTATTCTTTCGAAGTCAACAAAGTCGTTATTTACGAAGATAGAACCGCCTTCTCGACGAACGTCAAACTTAAGATAGGCGGCACGACCGTTTTTTGGCTTCCGGCTTTCTACACGAATAATCTAGGCAACGGCTGGATAACGCAAATGGGAAAGAATAATACCCAGGGCCTGTTCATGCAGAACTCCTACCAATGGTCCGCGATACCCACCTGGGTTCTGGCACCCATGGGTTATAAACTTCGGGCGGATTTTTACGAAAAGACCGGGCAAGCGGCTCAATTGGAGATGTGGAAGCAGAGCGGCGCGCTTAACTATTTGATAGACGTCGGTTATGCGAACCACAAAGACTATCAAATCACTGCGGGATTTCAGGATCGTTTTAATATAAGTACGACTGCCGTTACGAACGAGGTGGATAGGGGAACGAACTGGGCAGGATATCCCGACGTAGGAAAGAAAAGCGAACCTTGGCTGAAAGGTAGAGTTTTTCTGAATTCGAAGATGAATAATACGGAGAAGGACGTGACAAGAAATTTCTCCATTCAATATGAGAATTTTACGAATCGCTTATTCGAATACGAATATGGAAACCGCTATCAGCCTAGCAATAGTTTACAATCCTTATATACGTATCGCGACGTCCGCTTCGGATATGTTCGAAACAACCTGGAATGGAAGGCCGATTACACCGAAAATCGCGGGGACTTGTCCGTTAACGTGAATATGAAGAGGAATATGCTCTTCTATAACCTGGCTCCCCAAACTAAATCCGCATACTTTCCGACTGTGGACGTCCTACCTTCGGTTACGATTAAGAATAATTCGGAGGTAGGAAGACTTCCTTATTTCGAGACGCCCGTTTATTGGGATACGTATTTAACGAGCACCTTACTTCGCTTTTACGGCGCTCCGGTTCGGCAAAATCTGAAGATCCCGACTCCCGATGGAAATTATCAGGACCCTAACGGAGACTATAAGGAGAATCTTTTAAGGACCCAAACTTTCATTCAGGGAGAAACCGGTTTTCGAACTTCGATGAATTTCGGAAGTTACGTTTCTTTGGCGCCGAACGTTTATTACGGAGCAAAGAAACAATCCGCTGCCTTACCCTCGAATAGTCAAACTTCTCAAACGACATTCACCGCATTGGAGAGAAGTTTAGCGCGGGATAGCTACCAGTACATTCGAACGAACACGAATTTACGTATAGGCGCTCCCGTATTCTTCTTCAATACGACTTATCGTAAATTGGAAGCGGAAAAGCCGGATTTGCAGGATCCGGTATTGATGAAGAATCGCCAGCACGAACTAGAACTTTCGTTGGAAAGCTATGCATTGGAAAATTTCGAAATCTCTTTGAAAACCGTACGGGATCTTCGTAATTTTTCCTCCAGCTATCAACCCCAACCGACTAGCCAGGAAAGATGGTATTATACGGTATTCCGTTTTGCCGGGTATTTCGATTTCTTAGAAGGGGTCAGTCGCCGCAAACGGAGTTTGTTGGAGAGAAAAAGGAGTTTTTACACTGGACTTTTCTTCAATAATGACTTCGTTTATCATACACCGTTGCACAGGCCCCTTTCGAATAACCTGACTGTTTCCTATAAATTAGGCGGATTTCGTCTTCCGTTTTTGCGCTATATCCGGGAATTTGAAGCCGGGGGCACCTGGTACCATGTATATTATGCGGAGATGATCGACAGCTATCGATTCTTTATTAAGGCTAATATAGACATCACCAGGGAATTGGGGTTCGAGGCCGAGTTGGATTCCCGGGTAACTGAACCTTGGAGATATACGAATCAAACCGATAACTACTATTACCAGCGGTACATAGTCAGCCAGGATCCTACGGCTCCCTTTACCTCGATGAACATGAATTCCACGAGTATCGGTCAGGATTTGGTTAACGGCACGGGAATTAACGGAACCCAAGCCCAAAAAAATACCGCTCTGAATATAAATCGAGTAATGGGAGTCTTGAAATATAATTTGCATACGATGAATTTCAAACTCGGGCTGAGCAGTGATTTGCGTTCGGTTCCGGGAGGAACCAACGCCGCCAGCCAGGTCACTTTCTATGATCAGTCCATTTTCTTTTCCATTTCCTTGACGGATCTAACGATCGGTACGGAGGACACCTCGCAATTGACGAGAATGCGGATTTACAGGTTCAGAAAACGGCCATTGAGAGCCGGTTATTTGGACGGGGTCGATTCGGAGTAA
- the hisF gene encoding imidazole glycerol phosphate synthase subunit HisF, with protein sequence MSELTARIIPCLDIKDGRVVKGVNFVNLVDAGDPVESAVAYETNLADELCFLDITASSDKRDILIHLVEAVAERIFIPFTVGGGIRSLDDVKAVLEKGADKVSINTAAFQHPELLTESAEIYGSQCIVCAVDVKFHKERNRHEIFLHGGRTETGREALDWGREAQERGAGEILLTSMDRDGTKKGFDISLLKLFSSNLEIPIIASGGAGNPEHMVEAILRGKADAVLAASIFHFGEYTIRETKENMREMGIKVRL encoded by the coding sequence ATGAGTGAATTGACTGCCAGAATCATTCCTTGCCTGGACATTAAGGACGGTCGGGTCGTAAAGGGAGTGAATTTCGTAAATTTAGTCGACGCCGGTGATCCGGTTGAATCGGCGGTTGCGTACGAAACCAATCTGGCGGATGAACTTTGTTTTTTAGACATTACCGCTTCGAGCGATAAACGAGACATCCTAATCCATTTAGTGGAAGCGGTAGCCGAAAGAATTTTCATCCCGTTTACCGTCGGTGGCGGGATCCGATCTTTAGACGACGTGAAAGCCGTTTTAGAGAAAGGAGCCGATAAGGTTTCGATTAACACTGCGGCATTCCAACATCCGGAATTGCTCACGGAATCCGCGGAGATTTACGGATCGCAATGTATCGTGTGCGCGGTCGACGTTAAGTTTCACAAGGAAAGAAATCGGCACGAGATATTTCTGCACGGCGGCAGAACCGAGACCGGAAGGGAGGCTCTAGACTGGGGGCGTGAAGCTCAGGAAAGGGGCGCGGGCGAAATTTTACTAACTTCGATGGATCGTGACGGAACAAAGAAAGGCTTCGATATCAGTCTATTAAAGCTTTTCTCTTCCAATCTTGAGATTCCGATTATAGCTAGCGGCGGTGCCGGAAACCCGGAGCATATGGTGGAAGCGATTCTTCGGGGAAAGGCCGATGCCGTCCTGGCCGCTTCCATTTTTCATTTTGGAGAATATACGATTCGAGAGACCAAAGAGAATATGCGAGAGATGGGTATTAAGGTCAGACTTTAA
- the gatC gene encoding Asp-tRNA(Asn)/Glu-tRNA(Gln) amidotransferase subunit GatC, with amino-acid sequence MNLNEESLKKIADLARLKIRSEEVAPFLQDFNKILNYVDTIKELDVSSVTEEELYPNSGNFVRQDKVENGLTRQEIEAFAPSFQNGYFVVPKVIET; translated from the coding sequence GTGAATTTGAACGAAGAATCCTTAAAAAAAATCGCAGATTTGGCTAGACTTAAAATACGTTCCGAAGAAGTCGCACCGTTTCTCCAAGATTTTAATAAAATACTAAATTATGTAGATACGATAAAGGAACTCGACGTGAGCTCCGTCACCGAAGAGGAATTGTATCCGAATTCGGGGAATTTCGTTCGCCAGGATAAAGTCGAGAATGGACTGACCCGGCAGGAAATCGAGGCGTTCGCGCCGAGCTTTCAAAACGGATATTTCGTAGTTCCTAAGGTAATCGAAACATGA
- the gatA gene encoding Asp-tRNA(Asn)/Glu-tRNA(Gln) amidotransferase subunit GatA, with protein sequence MNSLWKLTYSEVKKGLNAGEFTPSELAKSLLERIESVDAKIKAFLSVEKAFILNAASESTERRKNGKALSEFDGIPIGIKDNICVKGMLTTCASRILENYRSPFDATAVDRLLKKGFVLFPRTNMDEFAMGSSTENSAFQITTNPFDTTRIPGGSSGGSAAAVAASMVPVSLGSDTGGSIRQPASLCGIYGLKPTYGTVSRYGLVAYASSLDQIGPLSKDLQGVIDVYSVISGEDVRDSTSRKIPNFDSSVVKSLNLSGLKVGTMRMTSEIDSEVAKAYENVLQELKSKGAELIELDFSKLSSAIPIYYIIATAECSSNLSRFDGIRFGARKDPSGKLEDLYVASRSEGFGKEVKRRILLGTFSLSAGYYDAYYGRAQKARVLIRKEYESYFSKVDLVLQPTSPTTAFKVGEKTSDPIQMYKADILTTSVNLAGVPALSLPIGTDSKGLPIGLQVTGPSLGEDKIFGFVQTLSSWEDLKISFPDDIR encoded by the coding sequence ATGAACTCTCTTTGGAAATTAACGTACAGTGAAGTAAAGAAAGGCCTGAATGCAGGCGAGTTTACTCCGTCGGAACTCGCAAAATCGCTTTTGGAAAGAATCGAATCCGTCGACGCGAAAATAAAAGCCTTCTTATCGGTTGAAAAAGCATTTATTTTGAACGCTGCCTCCGAGAGCACCGAGCGTCGGAAGAACGGAAAGGCCTTGTCGGAGTTCGACGGGATCCCGATCGGGATAAAAGATAATATTTGCGTTAAGGGCATGTTGACTACATGCGCCTCTAGGATCTTGGAAAATTATCGTTCTCCTTTCGATGCGACCGCCGTCGATCGCCTTTTAAAAAAAGGATTCGTTCTTTTTCCTCGAACCAACATGGATGAATTTGCGATGGGCTCTTCCACCGAAAATTCCGCGTTTCAAATCACCACGAATCCCTTCGACACGACTAGAATTCCCGGCGGGTCCTCGGGAGGTTCTGCGGCAGCAGTGGCGGCCTCGATGGTGCCGGTTTCCTTGGGCTCCGATACGGGAGGTTCCATTCGGCAGCCGGCTTCATTATGCGGGATTTACGGATTGAAACCGACTTACGGAACCGTCTCTCGCTACGGCCTAGTCGCGTACGCTTCCAGCCTGGATCAAATCGGTCCGCTTTCCAAGGATCTTCAAGGAGTCATCGACGTCTATTCGGTCATATCCGGTGAGGACGTCAGGGATTCAACTTCTAGAAAGATTCCTAACTTCGACTCGTCGGTAGTAAAATCCCTAAATCTATCCGGCTTAAAGGTCGGAACCATGAGGATGACTTCGGAAATCGATTCGGAGGTAGCGAAGGCGTACGAAAACGTTCTGCAAGAATTGAAATCAAAGGGTGCGGAGCTAATTGAATTAGATTTTTCTAAATTATCTTCGGCGATTCCGATTTACTATATTATTGCGACCGCCGAATGTTCCTCCAATTTGTCTCGTTTTGACGGGATTCGGTTCGGAGCGAGAAAAGATCCTAGCGGAAAACTGGAGGATTTGTACGTGGCCAGTAGAAGCGAGGGTTTCGGCAAGGAAGTAAAGAGGCGGATTCTGCTCGGCACATTCTCCCTCTCGGCCGGTTATTACGATGCCTATTACGGTCGGGCTCAGAAAGCGAGGGTTTTGATTCGAAAAGAATATGAATCTTATTTTTCTAAAGTGGATTTGGTTCTGCAGCCGACCTCTCCGACTACCGCGTTTAAAGTCGGCGAGAAAACTTCCGATCCGATACAGATGTACAAAGCGGATATATTAACAACCTCCGTTAATTTAGCGGGAGTTCCCGCTTTATCCTTACCGATCGGAACGGATTCCAAGGGATTACCGATAGGACTCCAAGTAACCGGACCGTCTCTGGGAGAGGACAAAATTTTCGGCTTTGTTCAGACCCTTTCAAGTTGGGAAGATCTGAAAATTTCGTTTCCGGATGACATTCGATGA
- a CDS encoding undecaprenyl-diphosphate phosphatase: protein MESFLNAFVRSVIEAVTEFLPVSSTGHLFLFSSFFPFSEGGEFDDLFDIFIQSGAILSVIVLYHDRFLRHGRLSLNYLLGKEKNPEGILFVSQILVGCIPILVAGFLFKGKLDVIKARSDLLLILGSAWVSGGILILLSEIWFRKSSQIHNPEPVRLKDAILIGIFQCAALIPGVSRSAATIVTARFLKKDARHAAEFSFFLAVPVLISAGAYKLYKYRHILNGDTLPILAFGFLASFLLCILVIRWFLKYLQSHSFDAFGIYRIILGLAVLIFYKLN, encoded by the coding sequence TTGGAATCTTTCCTCAACGCATTCGTCCGTAGCGTAATCGAAGCCGTTACGGAGTTCCTGCCGGTATCCTCCACAGGGCACTTATTCCTTTTCTCCTCCTTCTTTCCGTTTTCGGAAGGGGGAGAATTCGACGATCTGTTCGATATCTTTATTCAGAGCGGAGCCATTTTATCCGTAATCGTGCTCTATCATGATCGTTTTCTCCGACACGGACGACTAAGCCTTAACTATCTACTCGGTAAGGAGAAAAATCCGGAAGGGATTCTCTTTGTAAGTCAAATTCTCGTAGGTTGTATTCCGATCCTAGTCGCAGGATTTCTTTTTAAGGGAAAATTGGACGTAATTAAAGCGAGATCCGATCTCCTGCTGATCCTAGGATCCGCCTGGGTTTCAGGAGGCATCTTGATTTTGCTTTCCGAGATTTGGTTCCGTAAAAGTTCTCAAATTCATAACCCGGAGCCGGTTCGTCTAAAAGACGCCATTTTGATTGGTATTTTTCAATGTGCCGCTTTGATACCCGGAGTTTCACGTTCGGCAGCTACGATCGTAACCGCTAGGTTTTTAAAGAAAGATGCCCGACATGCGGCCGAATTTTCGTTTTTCTTAGCGGTCCCGGTTCTAATCAGCGCCGGCGCATACAAGCTTTACAAGTATCGCCATATTCTGAACGGAGATACGTTGCCCATTCTTGCTTTCGGATTTTTAGCTTCTTTTCTACTTTGCATATTGGTCATTCGGTGGTTTTTAAAATATTTACAATCCCATTCCTTTGATGCCTTCGGGATTTACCGGATTATTCTGGGTTTGGCAGTTCTCATATTCTATAAATTAAATTGA
- a CDS encoding undecaprenyl-phosphate glucose phosphotransferase, giving the protein MLKERSQTFKLLFVFLDVIFSLGSCLFAFTLRFYILDPTGSDRAYVETESYIILSLLLSLSQVLVYLSIDLYHPRRGLSFADEFMTIFGGVFLNLLLVLSLLFFFRGDLGSERFSRYFVLAFAVTNIFSTSFLHFITRQLLKYLRRKGYNLRRVLVIGVRETAARFADSVFRHQIYGYQIIGYVASGNFKPIRKEMKILGKAERIEKVLLEVKPDLVVYALNNDEGEFLHDVLDACDTEGIDLKVIPGFQEFIKAKGRVDEMDGLPVISIRNIPIRLGYNRFIKRSFDILFSLTFIVLFSPFYLLLATLIKLTSKGPVFYFQDRVGLDNKSFRMIKFRSMVVQEKGQSETTWTVQNDPRVTKIGRIMRKTSLDETPQFFNVLIGDMSVVGPRPERPHFVEKFKSDHRHYMRRHAVKAGITGLAQVKGLRGDTSIDERIAADIYYIENWSLWLDIKIILLTPFKGVMDKNAY; this is encoded by the coding sequence ATGTTGAAAGAGAGAAGCCAAACCTTCAAACTACTGTTCGTTTTTTTGGACGTAATTTTCTCCCTGGGAAGTTGTCTTTTTGCGTTCACTCTTCGATTTTACATTTTAGATCCGACGGGATCCGACCGCGCCTACGTCGAGACGGAAAGTTATATTATACTTTCATTACTTCTTTCCCTCTCTCAGGTCTTGGTTTACCTTTCCATCGATTTGTATCATCCTCGCAGGGGACTTTCCTTCGCGGACGAGTTCATGACGATCTTTGGCGGAGTCTTCCTGAACCTGCTTTTGGTTCTCTCTCTTCTTTTCTTTTTCAGGGGCGATTTGGGAAGCGAACGGTTTTCCCGATATTTCGTTTTGGCATTCGCAGTAACGAACATTTTTTCCACTAGCTTTCTGCATTTCATTACGAGGCAATTACTGAAATATCTTCGCCGTAAAGGTTATAATTTGAGAAGGGTCCTGGTGATCGGAGTTCGTGAGACTGCAGCAAGATTTGCGGATTCGGTTTTCCGCCATCAGATATACGGCTACCAGATCATCGGGTATGTCGCATCCGGAAATTTCAAGCCGATTCGGAAGGAAATGAAGATCTTAGGAAAGGCGGAGAGGATCGAAAAAGTCCTTCTTGAAGTTAAGCCGGACTTGGTGGTCTATGCCCTGAATAACGACGAGGGAGAATTTTTGCACGATGTTCTGGACGCCTGCGATACCGAGGGTATCGACTTAAAAGTTATTCCAGGGTTTCAAGAATTCATAAAAGCGAAGGGTAGGGTGGACGAGATGGACGGTTTGCCCGTTATCTCGATTCGTAATATTCCGATTCGGCTGGGCTATAATAGGTTTATTAAGCGAAGTTTCGATATCCTTTTTTCCTTAACGTTTATCGTTTTATTTTCTCCTTTTTATCTTTTACTGGCGACCTTGATAAAGCTGACTTCGAAAGGCCCCGTTTTTTATTTCCAGGATAGAGTCGGTTTGGATAATAAGAGCTTCAGAATGATTAAGTTTCGAAGTATGGTCGTTCAGGAAAAAGGACAGTCGGAAACCACTTGGACCGTTCAGAACGATCCGAGAGTCACTAAAATCGGTCGAATCATGAGAAAGACCTCCCTTGACGAAACTCCTCAGTTTTTTAACGTGCTTATAGGAGATATGTCCGTCGTCGGGCCTCGTCCGGAAAGACCTCATTTCGTGGAAAAATTCAAAAGCGACCACCGCCATTATATGCGGAGGCATGCCGTAAAAGCGGGGATTACCGGATTGGCCCAGGTAAAAGGCTTGAGAGGCGATACTTCGATAGACGAAAGAATCGCAGCCGATATTTACTATATAGAAAACTGGTCCCTATGGCTGGACATAAAGATCATTCTACTGACTCCTTTTAAAGGAGTGATGGATAAAAACGCCTACTAA